The DNA window TCCTTGGTGGCCCCACTACGTCCCAGGCGCAGgatgacaccaggaggaacaatcaCACTGGTGGCAGCCAGATCTCCAGCTCTGGCGTCAGCTaccgcagtaactaccacagctccccAGCTGCAtaggcctggatgctctggggatGGGGGGCGCTAATCTACATAGCCGGAGGGCGCCTggcggcaggagcatcctcgctgcCCTGTGCCTtccccgcctctgcctgtcctcgggggagtgcaggatcctgggctgtgtcccccggcaccCTGGGATGTGGGGCCCGCAGCCCCCTACCCCGGAGCCaccgcctgagctgctcctgaGGCCCCGCAGggtgtgctccagccctttactgccctctccccagggcGCACTCCGTTAGTGACCTCAGGAGACtagaggctccactgcccctcctgggatcctgcccggtTTCCCTGCTGAGCGTCTTTCAGTCCAGAAAGTATCCCCTGCAgattttaaagttcctgcttctcctgggaggggctttcctgtcccggaggCTCTTGCTGTggctttagcctggctcctcattttgcccctcccccactggattctttttttttttttttttttccgtcttcctaccttgttagaagcgcaaactcttctctctgtagcgttccagctgttctctccttaaatctcaagctgaattcataggttttcaggatgatttaaaagttatctaggtaagttggtggggacaggtgacttggggaccctattctCCCACCACCTTGCCCCACCCATtgcttataattttatatgaaagatCATGCTCCCCCCAAATGTTACAATATTGACTCAGATTGCTGAAAAACCCATAACTCTTAGCTAAAAATTAGTGTTGCCAAAAATGAGAAGTATATTCGGAAAACTGAGGAGAATAAACTTCTTAAAATTCAGCTAATCTATGGCAGTTGTTAAGACTCTaacacacataaaattaattaggAGAACCACACCATCAGCTCATAGTTTGTTAAGCCAACGTTCCCATGTCATGTAtaatatacatgcacacaaatatatatgtgacATGGGAACATAACTGAAccattatgtacatatatactctattttaatatttataaaagccaaattatatttaaaatatgagctATTGTTCTCattatatcattttatctttcaaatatagaaataaatttattctccaaaataaatcagTTATTTTCATAAAGATGATTTTgtctcagatgaataaatgaaatactttttcACCTTTTCTAGACTGTTTGATTTTTGTCTTACTTTGTCACAATGCATTCTTAAAGGATTTTATACCAAATTAACTGCCTTTAGATTCCTTATCAGGATGTTTCTTTTTCACATCTAATTACAAAATTAGGTTTTAGTATCTTGTTGTTAGAAAGGAGTATTTCCACTACTCATTTTATTTAGGACATtaacatgaaaagaaaagctgCTCTTAGAGTTTAAGGATCCTGAAAAATCTCTACTGGCCCACTGGAACTCAATCCTGTTTAAGCAAGAATCTGCTACCAGATACTCTcttatcactgtattttttttttcaccaaaatcCATATATAAAACAAGCAGCTGCTCTCATATTTTAAGGTGCTTGGTAAGACAGTAATTCCAAAATTGACACGTATGTGCACAATTGTCTgctaaatgatgatgatgatgatatttgtGATCCATTGCAAATACTATAGAGACTTGGTCAAATCTTATCTCTCTAACCATACACTTCTGGTGGGATGTGGAAATGAGCATATCAGCTAACACCAGCTTCAAGGAACTTCATATCCTAAGTCAAGAGGGATTTCATCCATGCCAATGTCTTTGGAGTACACAACAATGACAATTTTCACCTGATACCATAATGTCACAGAATTCTCTAAATCTAAATTATGCAGGAAGGAAGACAAGGGGGAAGGTCTTTAGTGTGACTGATATTAAATACGAAATGAATGATAATTTTACTATAATGATGGGACTACCTTAGAAGCAAAACAATAGATTTTATGTcatagaatggaaaaataaactaggAAAAAATTTGCTGATAAGTATTTCTCAAAGTTATATCTTTGTTTACCTGAGTTTGTGAGAAATTCATATCCTCCATGTAAATggctaatttatttttcctttcatttatatttgtctttctcccacATCCATACTGGAAGGGATTATACAGAATATTAGTAAGTATTTGCTGAAGGAAGGAACCTAGgaagctaaaaagaaagaaaagaatgaaggaaaggaaaggaggaagtgagggagaaaggtaggagggaaaggagggaggaaaaaagaaggaaggaagaaaagtaggaaggaaggaaagaaaggaaaaggaggagagagagggaacaacATATACTGATTACACTTCTAGAAAAAGTGAATATTTCTGAGgaagaaaggcaaatattttaagcattagAAAAATTCACTCAGTGATTTGATATATTATCTAAGCATGTATGAGAAAAATGGATCAATAATTAGTAAAAACTAATGTGTTCTTGCTCATAGGAAATAATCACATGGAGGATGAAAAACTAGCATTTAATGTGAGAAACTTTAATGTAAAGATAGTGTtctattgaaacaaaaatatttatttatatgccagATAACAACTAAAACTTCAGTTCTTCTTAACTTCAACTCTgcctatgtattttctttttttttttttttcatctctgaccCATAAATTTTACTTGGAAAAGCATGTGCACTTTGTGTCCAGAAGCAAAGGCATGAACTACAAGATAATTAATAAGTTTACAGTCACAAAGCATAGATGTGAACAAGTGACTCTTTCTAGACATTTATTGCCTTGAATGGTGGTGCAAAGGGGACCAGAGAGTTGGAAACCCGAAGTGGTCTGTATTGTATAGAAGGCAgcacatttttctccctcttttgagGGAAATCAGACTGATGACTGTGCAGTCGATTCCTTTGCCCTGTCTCTCTGTAGTTCCAGTAGTTCAATATCCAAAGACAATTTATATATCTCCAGGGCCATTTTCACATCCTCTGGGTTGGGGAGACACTGCATCGTCTTTCTGCCTTTGAGGATATGTTCACAGCCTTCAGGGACCACCCATTCACACTTGGACATCTCGGGGTACCAGGTTCTGCTCTCTAAGCAAGTGATACTTTGGGGACCAACCAACTTATACTTAGAGTCACACTGGATGGTGACATTTTCGGATTGAATATACTGATCCTTATCCATGGACAGCGTCGCGTGGGCTATTTCTGGTTTCAGACACAGAGCTTTACATTGAGGGACTGCAGGTGACCAGCATGAGTAACTACAAGAGAGTCTAGGCTCCCCAACCAAAGTGTATCCTTGGTAACATTtatatatcacttcttctttCTTGAATACATTGAATCCATTTACTCGTTCATGATATCcatggggaagaaaaggaggataaTCACAACTTTCATCACATGTTGGTGTTTTGGGATTCCATGTGCCATCTCCTTGGCATCTAGATTCAGGTTGGTATTTCTTATAACACTTGTATAAAATTGTGTCTCCAAGGAAATAAGTACAGTTATTCCTAGAACTAGTTCTTGATCTAATGATTTCACCATTCTCCAGCTTTGGTACTGGGCAACATATCTCCTTACATTCTATGTGTGGGGTCCAAGTCAAATTTTTCTGACAGGTCAGAGTTGTAGGACCATCTGAAGCAGGTTCATAGCCAAAATGGCACCTGTAGCTCAATGTCGTTCCAATACTatacatttgctgtttttttgaCAAGAACGAGTTTTGTCTTTCCCAGTAGGCATTTGGGATGTTTGGTAACTCAGGACAACTATTGAGctcacaagtgggaggaggaggattcCATTCACCATCTTCTCCACAATAGATTAACTTGCTTCCCTTGAGAATATAACCTTCATTGCACTCAAATACCATGTTGTTTTGGTAATTATAGGTGGGTCTAAGTCCAgagattatttttccatttctaaccTCTGGCCTAgaacagatgattttttttacaaataggaGGACCTGGGCTCCAGACacctattgttttattttccaccaTGCAAGAAATGGAGGCTTTGCCTAACATTGAGAAGTTGGGGTCACATCTGTAGGTGACAGACGAGCCATATGTGTAGAAATCTTCATCTCCACCACTGTGTTTCCCATTGTCAATGTTGGGAGGTGGCTCACATTTAGCAATTATACATAGTGGGAGAGGATCACTCCAATCAACTCCTTTATCTTGGATCTCACAATAACTAGTAGCTGGGCCAATTAAAATATATCCTTCTGAACAAACGAATTCCAAGTGTGATCCAAACAAGTGATCTGGCTTAGCTATCACTTGCCCATTTTGTAATTCTCCTGGGTTTTTGCATCATTTCTTGGTACAGAATTCAGAGTAGTTCCATGTGTCATCCTGACAGGTAAGAGTCGAACTTTTATAACTAACCCTACCGTAGCCGGGACGGCAGGTGTATTTTACGGTAGCTCCAGGGTTGAAGTGTGTCTGATTTACCACAGTTGTCATTGGAAAAGCAAAGAGTAAATTTGGTGGAGGGCCACAATCTCCAAGAACAGTAGCCAATAGAGCAGCGACCAAGGTCATTTGGAACAGAGTTGGATCAGAGACTTTCCATAGCCTAGCCAAGGGCCGAGCtgccattttctcatttctgtgaAGGATCCCATTTGGAGCTCTGAGGTGCTTGACTTGATGATTCCCCCACATTTTTCTGCAGGTAGCTGAAGAAGAAGACTCTATTGTGGGGCCTTGGGTCGTTTCTCCAGGGAAAAAACGGTCTGGATCTCTAATAATTTTAGTTCCTCCCCAGATCAGAGTTTACCAGAGTCTGCCTATGTATTTTCATTGCAAATTTGCCACTGGAGCTCAGGGTacagataaaacaataaaactacacacacacacacacacacacacacacacacacacagtgtcccCTTACATAGATATGAAATCAATTCACCACACACATTTCTGAATGTGACTGAATGTGTGGCTTGATCCATCTCTtgtatgttttgtgttttatcattttattgagTTGCCCTATATCTATGTTTACATACTTGCTCGAAGTAAAAACAACATGCTATTGTCTCTGCTGTATTCATCAtgcctttactttcttttctttccctctttatatctgtatttattgttttcctcTGAAAGTCCATCTTACTAATTTACCTGCTCTATTTCATATAAGTGCATATACTAGTTTGCATGTCaattgtcctttcctttttttcctgcttttattaTCATTATGAAACTTCTTAATTtggaagaaacaaattaaaatttatcattgcCACAAGGCAAACTCTGAGTTGTGGGTCCTAAGTGGGAAGTACTTCTCTTCACATTAAAGAATGCTAGCTACTACATGAAGCAAGGATTAAGTAGGCACACATAAAAGATCAGAAAGATACCTCTACTAATTCAAGATTTCtgagaagatttaaaaagtggtaaaatgGGTTCATTCTCTTTGAATTTTCCTGGGCTACAAGTATGGGGGAAAGAGTTTCATTGGCATATGTACAAGATAAATGCTTATATCAGCTTATTActtgttatttaagaaatatggGACAAAATTTTAACCCTACTTacataatgaaaaacaattttaaaaagtataaagggGATACTACTTTAAAAAGGGGATACTACTTTTTGAAGCTTGAGGAGTGTAATACAAATTTGAATAggctttatattattttctatgttaCAACTGAAGCATGCCTTTATAAGTTCATAATAGCATTCATCACaagtcttttaaaagtatttacttttaaaagtatttattcattttaaatgatctCTCCAAAGTTACTATACACTGCTTATAAGTTAGACTCTCTGTAATAGcttgagaatataaaatataaataacagccCTTGTTATCAAAAAATTCCTATGGTCAGAAATACTCTCTCAAAATACAAATTgccaaatatatttgaatattatgtATCTAGCATACTGATTATTAGACTGCTTAAAACATTAGTAGCAAGAATGGAGGCAGGCCAGAATGGGttgagataaaatataaaagttagattaaatgtgtaaaatttaaatttagagcAAGAAAGAAGAATCATTAATGCATTGTCTTGGTTTCAGATTCAAAGAAagtataaagcaaaaaaaaaaaaaaaaactgctgaaaAATGTACCCTCTTATTTTCCAACTActgtttattttcacattatgTCAAGACTATTATCATGTAAACTTTGCACAAAACTAGATAGAAAATGTAATGGGATTTAGCATAAGTAATAATTTTGAATGTAAGCAAATATTATGCATGACAGAATAGGAATCAACAGAAGTGAAGCAAAGAGATAGAGACTTAAgaacagtatatttttaataacttcaaaatattatattcattaaaatgagaTGGTatggttttaagttttattgatcCCAAAGTTAATCATTGAATAAACAAGGTTAGCAATATTCTATCTTAAAATCATTTGCACAAATTTACCTCTTCCTAAATGTATGTTCAAGTTTAACATGACAAGATTTGAACCCAGTGTAAATTGcattttcctcaatttttatatatgaatatgtggtaaaaacaaaacaaaacaaaacaggaaggcAGGCTAATTCAAAACTAACAAGGTTAATTAGAGAAAAAGTAAGTGTCTGATGCCACTTTGCATAGTGCCTTATCCATTACAGCAAAGATCAAAAAACACAAGACCCATCATTTTCTTAGTGTTCCAACAGGTAAAACTTGGCTCATTCATAGCAAGAGCTTTCTGCTGCTTGCATCCACAAGCTTTGGCAACAGGAGACATGCCACATTtcagaacaaaataataataactgtggCACACTACCTCAGCCTGTCAGTGCAACAGCTACTTGAAGATTAAACAGCTTTTCAAACTATAAAGGAATACTTCAGGCACTGAATATTTTAGTCCTCTGCAGAAAACCCACCTACCtcttaagaaacagaaagattTAACAATTTTCTGTCTACAAATTAAATATACCATGGTTTCTGGAATCCAGCCACACATGCTCTTGCTGTGAGatggataccaaaaaaaaaaacaaaaacataaacaaaacaaaaaccaagcaaaaacccccaaataaccAACATTAAGAAGTCTCATATTGAAATTCACTATCTAGATAATATTGTTTGGCATGCTCTGTCAGCATGAACATGTACAGATGATACACAGAACAAATTATTCCCAAAATGGTATCATGATCTGAAAATACAGCCTGATTTCAAAAGGGCAGGACAATTTCATGGACAGTTGATCCATAACTGACCACCCAAAAAGAAACTAGATAAGCCTATGTGCATAGTCAGCCTTTTGAGGCTAATGTCGTAGAAAATATTAGTTCCCAAGATAGAATCAGAGATTACAGAATCAGAGACTTAGTGGCTGTAAACAAGTGTTCCCtctgagaatgatatttgaaattaaataagcTTGAAATTGTGAAGTCTGTGAATGTGTGACTATTGTCTGTAAAGCACTCTGGATGCTGTCTTATAGCGTAAGAACATTACAGGCAcataaggaaacaaatatttgccATGATCACAGAAATCCCATCTTCAGGAATACATAGTTGTGTTGATGAACATTTCCATGGTATAAAATAGTGATGcattaaacaaaaatgtatagTACCAAATGActgtttcttctctattttagtgactctttccttttcttccctcttctctcccctcttctcttcttcactctcctgtcctctctcttgctctgtgttactagctggaaaaattaaaagttagtGTGGCAAGGTCCAACATAACACCTTACCTCCCTAACCGTGCTCTTCTTCAGTGTGAATTTGTGACATCTTATCAATAtatggagtttatttttgcatcCTCTTGAATTCAAGCTGGCTGTGTGTCTGCTTTGACAAATGGTATATGGTGAAAGTGATACTATGCCAGACCTGGAGATGTCTTTTTGTGGGCTAGTAGCTTCAGCTTTCTGCCTCTCAGAACATTTCACTTTTGCATACTCCTCCTTAGAAGCCAGCAGCTGTGCTGTTAGAAGCACAAGTCACATCAAGCAGCCAGATGCAGGTGCTCCAGTCAATAGCCCTGGATGAGCCCCATCCAGCAGCTGGCATCAACTGCCAATCTTGTGAATCAGCTATCTTGGCCATTCCAATCACTGGAGCCTCAGCCGACATCTGCTTATAACTACATGAGAGATTCTAAGGAAGAACTGTTCTGTTGAATCCAGTCAACCCAAATAATTatgagataataataattattttaatccatTAAATCTTGGACTTGATTTATAGCAATAGATAGTGGAATAGTGAGAAAAGAGTCACAGTACAATTAGAGGATGTCTAGAGattacaaaaactaaaaaaataagtggggagatattattaaatgttttgatAATGTAAGCAATTACAAGCAAAAATGATGGGAGTATCCAAGAGTCAAGAAggggttagaaaaaaaaaatgttgtgaaagataaaacaaagaatgtGGGGTTGAAGCAGGGTCACACTGACTCAATTTACTTGCCAAGAAAGGGAAGACAAACCagtaaaatgacaatgaaaattcAGTACACTTcatcatgaaagagaaaatgcaggGCAGGAGGTGAGTATGTTCTAGAAAGGCATGAGAGTTTGTACTATTATAAACTCTTGGGAATGGAAAGCTTCCACTCAGGATAGGAAATAATCAATTTATACAACTGGATAGGTTTGTTAAAACAAGTGTTATTATTCATTGGCCAGGAAAGAGCTTCCTGTGTTGGCTCATTAAAAGTCTGATGTTCCACAAACACTTAAAGTTTTTAGTCCTTTTTCAATTTTCACTGGTGGTTTGCtcaaagttcatggtatttttgtcgttgttgttaATCGCTTGAGGTGATTAGTAATATTTGTGGAGAAACACTATTCAGTAGTGATACTTAAAAGCAAGGGGAAAACTTTCCCTTTATAAAGAATAACATCATCAAGTGTTATAGTCTTTATGTTCGCCgtgatgtttttttctgcatgaaAATACTAACCGATGaaatctatcaaaatactaatatgttttaaattatttcaagaagCAGCAAAATCTTTgacaaatttttaattgaaattgaacttctgaaatttgaaaaaataaggtATGAACTTCAACATTTAGGAaactattaaaacaattttatttcaaatcacACAACACAATCCATTGAATCAAGAGTGCTACCTAAATTGTAAATATAATACAAGAATAGAAAACAGCTAAAATAGAAAGAATATCCCCATCTCCTTCAAAGCACAAGTTTCCAATGTCATACTTTCTGTAACACCAACAAAACTTAGGCATTGGTTAGTATGTTCACCATTAACCAATGTTTATACAATTTTACACAAACTCAGGTTGAATTTACCAGAAAAGATTCTTCCAACAAACAAACTAGaagattattacaaaaataatccaTGGGAATTCAGatgttttgaaattattattaataatcctTGATGTTATATGTTCTATTTAACCACAAAAGTATTCCACAAATTCCATTAACTTGTTCCTCTTAATCCTTACTTTTTTCTCTGGTTACTCTATCTCCAATAAAACAGACAGTAAGTAACTGACTAGCCATGGACTGTCTCAGAACCTGaggctatttaaaaattttccaggttctgttttttttttttttaagtttaatttcatgattaagcacaaaaatattttaatttaaaagtaaaatttactactttttgaagatgaaaataagCTAGGTTtctgttaagtaaataaaaagggGGGTTGTAAAAAGCTGTTTGAAAGTAATCATCTTTTGAACAACTTAAAATGACAGAAACTTTATATGACTTTTTTGAATATTACTTTTCACacacaagggaaaaaataatatataaccaGATTCCTAATGCATGTAGATTTACAATCTTTACAGCAATGACTTTATAGTTCATTTTCAGAAagtaataagcaaataaaaattaaacaaatatgaaaatgtatagaCACTACAGGATTATCTACTTTCCAGAATTTAAATCATATGATCATTAATTTAATGGTAAGTTTCCAAAGTATTTACCATTATTTATAATGCTGTAAGGGTTTCAGATTTATGAAATtactaacaaaataataaatagttttatatgTTAGTTATACATACATATCAAATTTGTTCTATATGGAGGTACTGTGTgatatcaatagaaaaaaataactaaaat is part of the Canis lupus dingo isolate Sandy chromosome 22, ASM325472v2, whole genome shotgun sequence genome and encodes:
- the LOC112678777 gene encoding LOW QUALITY PROTEIN: C4b-binding protein alpha chain-like (The sequence of the model RefSeq protein was modified relative to this genomic sequence to represent the inferred CDS: deleted 1 base in 1 codon; substituted 1 base at 1 genomic stop codon), producing the protein MWGNHQVKHLRAPNGILHRNEKMAARPLARLWKVSDPTLFQMTLVAALLATVLGDCGPPPNLLFAFPMTTVVNQTHFNPGATVKYTCRPGYGRVSYKSSTLTCQDDTWNYSEFCTKKXCKNPGELQNGQVIAKPDHLFGSHLEFVCSEGYILIGPATSYCEIQDKGVDWSDPLPLCIIAKCEPPPNIDNGKHSGGDEDFYTYGSSVTYRCDPNFSMLGKASISCMVENKTIGVWSPGPPICKKIICSRPEVRNGKIISGLRPTYNYQNNMVFECNEGYILKGSKLIYCGEDGEWNPPPPTCELNSCPELPNIPNAYWERQNSFLSKKQQMYSIGTTLSYRCHFGYEPASDGPTTLTCQKNLTWTPHIECKEICCPVPKLENGEIIRSRTSSRNNCTYFLGDTILYKCYKKYQPESRCQGDGTWNPKTPTCDESCDYPPFLPHGYHERVNGFNVFKKEEVIYKCYQGYTLVGEPRLSCSYSCWSPAVPQCKALCLKPEIAHATLSMDKDQYIQSENVTIQCDSKYKLVGPQSITCLESRTWYPEMSKCEWVVPEGCEHILKGRKTMQCLPNPEDVKMALEIYKLSLDIELLELQRDRAKESTAQSSV